A genomic segment from Nodularia sphaerocarpa UHCC 0038 encodes:
- a CDS encoding DUF433 domain-containing protein encodes MNKRTQLLEVIAALPEELVDQALNYVQMLQNPIQITPGVCGGQPRIRNTRIPVWTLVAYRQQGAPDKELLANYPGLTAEDLSAAWHYYEQHPEQIDQEIAQDDLV; translated from the coding sequence ATGAATAAGAGGACTCAACTGCTCGAAGTAATTGCAGCTTTACCAGAGGAATTAGTTGACCAAGCATTAAATTACGTGCAAATGTTGCAAAATCCGATTCAGATTACACCTGGAGTTTGCGGGGGACAACCGCGAATTAGAAATACACGGATTCCCGTATGGACTTTGGTAGCATATCGTCAACAAGGTGCGCCGGATAAAGAATTATTGGCAAATTATCCTGGATTGACTGCGGAAGATTTAAGTGCAGCTTGGCATTACTACGAACAACATCCCGAACAAATAGATCAAGAAATTGCCCAAGATGATTTAGTTTAA
- a CDS encoding DUF5615 family PIN-like protein — translation MALQFYSNENFPIAMVNLLRSEGHDVLTSYEAGQANQGIPDDVVLQYATATGRILITENRQDFIDLHRTAPNHAGMIIFKHDRDYAGKVKAIIDFLDEDSRTLENRLLRVMKQNIKAVGQIFFVQEYGKS, via the coding sequence ATGGCATTACAATTTTACTCCAATGAAAATTTTCCCATCGCAATGGTAAACTTACTCAGATCGGAGGGACACGATGTATTAACTTCCTATGAAGCAGGTCAAGCAAATCAAGGGATTCCCGACGATGTTGTTTTGCAGTATGCCACAGCGACAGGTCGCATTTTGATTACGGAAAATCGCCAAGATTTTATCGATCTACATCGCACTGCGCCAAATCATGCTGGGATGATTATTTTTAAACACGACCGTGATTATGCCGGAAAAGTCAAGGCAATAATTGATTTTTTGGATGAGGATAGTCGAACCTTAGAGAATCGTTTGTTGCGGGTTATGAAGCAAAATATAAAAGCCGTCGGACAGATTTTTTTCGTACAAGAGTATGGTAAAAGTTAA